The following nucleotide sequence is from bacterium.
AAAAGGATCAGGCCGATCAAGGTCAACATGACGTCATAGGCCATGGCCTGCGTGTTCGACAGGTTGATAAGGCCGAAAAGAAGGAGCAGGGCGAGTTCCCGGGTCCCCATCCCCAGGAAGGTCATCAGGGAGACGATATTGACGACCGAAACGGTGAAGGAAAGGTAAAAGAGGTTGATCGGGAGCTGGATGGCCTGGGCGATCAGGAAGCATCCCCAGAAAAAGAAGCAATAGGAAACGAGGGAGAGAAGGGCGGGATAAAGGAGGGCCGGGCGATAGAAAGCCGCCATCCCCGAATGGAACTCCTCGAACAACTTATCGGTCTTGTCCCGGTGCTCCTGTTTCATCAGGCGTTGGAACGCCGCTTTCAGCAGAAGACCGCCGATCCTTTGGTTGAAAGCCAACAACGAAACGGCGATGAGGGCCACGAAAAAGATCTTCACCGCCAAGACCAGTTCCTGGGCGCCCGGATCGACCGGCATGGGGTTCACCAAAAGGCCCACTCCACCCAGGATCAGCAAAAGATAAAGATCGAAGACCCGGTCCACCAGCACGCTGGATAGGCCCTTCCCCAACCCCATCCTCAGGTCCTTCTTCAGATAAAAGACCTTCGCAAAGTCCCCCACCCGCCCCGGAGTGATGTTCCCCAGGTAGAGGGTCCCCATATAGATAAGGAAACAGTCCCAGACCGGGTAGGACTCCTTCTGCATCTTCAAAAGATAGCTCCATCGGATCCCCTTCACATAGGTCATGGCCACGAAGGCCAGGAGGGCCGCCAGGAGGAGCCACCAATTGGAATGGGACAGGATGGCCAGGGTATCCGAAAGGTCGATCTTGCGGACGATCACGGCGAAAAGGAGGATACCAATGACGATGGGCAGGTACTTCTTGAGCAAGTTTCAGTCCTGGGAACGGCGGATGGAACGAATAGGGGGGATTATATGCGAAGCATCTTCAAACCGGTGCGGGCTTTGCGCAAAAAATCCACCGGGGAATGGGTCGCCGCCACATTCTTGAAGACCATCTTGGGGCGCAGGTAGAAGGACTTGTAGGCGTATTTCAACAGGTCGATCAGCTCATCGCGTTTCATGTGCTCTTCCCAAAGCTTGGGTTTGAAGTCCGGCGTGGGATTCTTGGCGAACTCGGCCCAATAGTCCTCTTCGTAACGTCCTTCCTCCAACGCCTTGTAATAGATCGCCGTCGCCGGAAAAGGTGTCAGCACGGAGAAATGGACGAAGTCCGGGTCCAGTTCCTTGGCGAATTGGATGGTCTTCAGGGCCATCTCCCGGGTCTCGCCCGGGTTCCCGATCATGAAGTAGGCCAGCGTCTTCATGCCGTGGGCCCGTGTCGCCTTGAACATCTTGCGCACGTGGTCCAGGTCCAGGTCCTTGAGCAGCGTTTCCAACACTTCCTCGTTGCCCGACTCCACCCCGTAATGGATACGGTCGCAACCGGCACTGGCCAGTTCCTGGAGCATTTCCTCGTCCATCCGGTCGGCCCGGGCCCGGATATCGAACGCGATGTTGAGCTTGCGCTTCTTGATCTCCCCGCAGATCTCGAAGACCCGTTTGCGGTTCACATTGAAGGTGTCGTCGTAGATGAAGAATTCCCGGATCCCCAGCTTCACGCAGGCTTCCATCTCGTTGACCACGCAGGTGGCCGAGTGGCTGCGGAACCGCCGGCCCATGGTGGGCCGGTCGCAGAAGAGGCAGCGATAGGGGCATCCCCGGCTGGTGAACATGGTGGTAATGGGATTGTGCTTGGCCAGGATCGAATAGTACTTGTTGACCGGGGTCAATTCCCGGGCCGGGTAAGGGAGCGAGTCCAGGTCCTCGACGGGCGGCGCCGGCGGATTGTCCTTGATGGTCCCGGAGATAGGGTCCCGGTAAGCCAGGCCATAGACCTTGTCCAGCGGCATGGCGCCTTCTAGGGCGCCTAGGAGTTGGGTGAAGGCCATCTCGCCCTCGCCCTTGATGGCGAAATCGACTTCCGGCATGGCCAGCGTTTCGCGGGCAAAAATATGCACATGGGGCCCCCCCAGGACCACCCAGC
It contains:
- a CDS encoding lysylphosphatidylglycerol synthase transmembrane domain-containing protein, producing MLKKYLPIVIGILLFAVIVRKIDLSDTLAILSHSNWWLLLAALLAFVAMTYVKGIRWSYLLKMQKESYPVWDCFLIYMGTLYLGNITPGRVGDFAKVFYLKKDLRMGLGKGLSSVLVDRVFDLYLLLILGGVGLLVNPMPVDPGAQELVLAVKIFFVALIAVSLLAFNQRIGGLLLKAAFQRLMKQEHRDKTDKLFEEFHSGMAAFYRPALLYPALLSLVSYCFFFWGCFLIAQAIQLPINLFYLSFTVSVVNIVSLMTFLGMGTRELALLLLFGLINLSNTQAMAYDVMLTLIGLILFSLLGLVCFTLKPIDLGQLRGDRAPKKRAPARKKTTKK
- a CDS encoding radical SAM protein, with the protein product MKVLLINPPSEHMITTNIPSLVDEERGYNPPLGLLYVAGYAKAKTPHEIHVLDCQVEEVSQEEVEDRIRAIAPDVVGIQTLTFTVIDARMVAHAAKRANPKSWVVLGGPHVHIFARETLAMPEVDFAIKGEGEMAFTQLLGALEGAMPLDKVYGLAYRDPISGTIKDNPPAPPVEDLDSLPYPARELTPVNKYYSILAKHNPITTMFTSRGCPYRCLFCDRPTMGRRFRSHSATCVVNEMEACVKLGIREFFIYDDTFNVNRKRVFEICGEIKKRKLNIAFDIRARADRMDEEMLQELASAGCDRIHYGVESGNEEVLETLLKDLDLDHVRKMFKATRAHGMKTLAYFMIGNPGETREMALKTIQFAKELDPDFVHFSVLTPFPATAIYYKALEEGRYEEDYWAEFAKNPTPDFKPKLWEEHMKRDELIDLLKYAYKSFYLRPKMVFKNVAATHSPVDFLRKARTGLKMLRI